From a single Collimonas pratensis genomic region:
- a CDS encoding carbohydrate kinase family protein — protein MTSLICGSLAFDVIMQYPGKFSDALLADQLHKISVSFLVPTLRRDFGGCAGNIAYNLKLLGGDPQIMATIGHDGGDYLARLDRQGISRKTVRTIESIYTAQCFVTTDADNNQINAFHPGAMTYSHENKVAEAGPVKLAIVAPDGRDGMLQHAADCVAQGIPLIFDPGQGMPMFNGDELKHFIELATYIAMNDYEAEMLASRTGLTLAQIAERVSALVVTRGELGAEIYTGGNKIDIPCVQAERVLDPTGCGDAFRAGMLYGLSNGMDWATTGRLSSLLGSIKIAHQGPQNHAPSRAEIDEQFHRVFGYRL, from the coding sequence ATGACCTCTCTCATTTGCGGTTCATTGGCTTTCGACGTCATCATGCAATATCCGGGCAAATTCTCGGATGCGCTGCTGGCAGACCAGCTGCACAAGATCAGCGTCTCCTTCCTGGTGCCGACCTTGCGCCGCGACTTCGGCGGCTGCGCCGGCAATATCGCCTACAACCTGAAACTGCTGGGCGGCGATCCGCAAATCATGGCAACCATAGGCCACGACGGCGGCGACTATCTGGCGCGGCTCGACCGCCAGGGTATTTCGCGCAAGACGGTACGCACTATCGAGTCGATCTATACCGCCCAATGCTTCGTCACCACCGACGCCGACAATAACCAGATCAACGCCTTCCATCCCGGCGCCATGACCTATTCGCACGAAAACAAGGTCGCCGAAGCGGGTCCGGTCAAGCTGGCGATTGTCGCCCCCGACGGCCGCGATGGCATGCTGCAGCACGCTGCCGACTGCGTAGCGCAAGGCATTCCGCTGATCTTCGATCCGGGCCAAGGGATGCCGATGTTCAATGGCGACGAGCTGAAGCATTTCATCGAACTCGCCACCTATATCGCGATGAATGACTACGAAGCCGAAATGCTGGCCTCGCGCACCGGCCTGACGCTGGCGCAAATCGCCGAACGGGTTTCCGCGCTGGTGGTCACCCGCGGTGAACTCGGCGCGGAAATTTACACCGGCGGCAACAAGATCGATATCCCTTGCGTGCAGGCGGAACGGGTGCTGGATCCGACCGGCTGCGGCGACGCCTTCCGCGCCGGCATGCTGTACGGCCTCAGCAACGGCATGGACTGGGCAACCACCGGCCGCCTGTCGAGCTTGCTGGGCAGCATCAAGATTGCCCACCAAGGGCCGCAAAACCATGCGCCCAGCCGCGCCGAAATCGATGAGCAATTCCATCGGGTATTTGGTTACCGTTTGTAA
- a CDS encoding DUF3426 domain-containing protein, which translates to MALATQCPHCQTTFRVANDQLKLRGGLVRCGSCREVFNGIEHLVRPELAAPVATPPHTPALPQEVEAAAIAPAALPAASEHIAPAPIQPADSEASVTAFPRLHDSEPEQSQQAGTTNTDAHPQPAAAPHVSSASADAKTASASSTRVEAAIDGLEEDLRIAEETSQSAPADVHHTPFGLIKPSVDEASKDSEDSGSLPAPNVWHRHADDEPEEQMARMTLMHVAGQDDYTLAAKDKDGASAGNPDDDELDRIIDELQRKPWRGEKNAAASASDTTEGAESSSKKKNRQKAVEAEEPLADEPDFVLSGRRQQRIGATLRNAMWGVGALLLVGLVGQSTYFFRDQLAARMPQLKPALTSACAKLGCTVGLPMKIDSISFEANELQALDPARNLFSLNLLLRNHSDTVQAWPNIELTLNDANEKPIARRVFTPHDYLNPSANLAQGFASDQEQPVKVTFELLQLKASGYRVYLFYP; encoded by the coding sequence ATGGCGCTCGCGACGCAATGTCCGCATTGTCAAACCACCTTCCGGGTCGCCAATGACCAGCTGAAGCTGCGCGGCGGCCTGGTCCGCTGCGGCAGCTGCCGCGAAGTATTCAACGGCATCGAACACCTGGTACGGCCTGAACTGGCAGCGCCGGTGGCGACGCCGCCCCATACCCCTGCATTGCCGCAGGAAGTAGAAGCGGCCGCCATTGCGCCTGCCGCGCTGCCTGCCGCTAGCGAACACATCGCGCCGGCACCAATCCAGCCGGCCGACAGCGAGGCATCGGTTACCGCCTTCCCTCGCCTCCATGACTCTGAGCCGGAGCAGTCCCAGCAAGCCGGCACGACAAACACCGATGCTCACCCACAGCCAGCTGCGGCCCCTCACGTATCGTCTGCCAGCGCCGATGCCAAAACCGCAAGCGCCAGCAGCACCCGGGTCGAAGCCGCCATCGATGGCCTCGAAGAAGACCTGCGCATCGCCGAAGAAACCAGCCAGTCCGCCCCGGCCGACGTCCATCACACTCCCTTCGGCCTGATCAAGCCCTCGGTCGACGAAGCCAGTAAGGACAGCGAAGACAGCGGCAGCCTGCCGGCGCCGAATGTCTGGCATCGCCATGCCGACGACGAGCCAGAAGAGCAGATGGCGCGCATGACCTTGATGCATGTCGCCGGCCAGGACGACTACACGCTGGCGGCCAAGGACAAAGACGGCGCATCGGCCGGCAACCCGGATGACGACGAACTCGACCGCATCATCGACGAGCTGCAGCGCAAGCCGTGGCGCGGAGAAAAGAACGCTGCCGCCTCGGCATCCGACACCACCGAAGGCGCGGAAAGCAGCAGCAAGAAAAAGAACCGGCAAAAAGCAGTTGAAGCAGAAGAGCCCTTGGCCGACGAACCTGACTTCGTGCTCAGCGGCCGCCGCCAGCAGCGCATCGGCGCCACCCTGCGCAACGCCATGTGGGGCGTCGGCGCCCTGCTGCTAGTAGGGCTGGTGGGCCAATCGACTTACTTTTTCCGCGATCAGCTGGCGGCCCGCATGCCGCAGCTGAAGCCGGCGCTGACCAGCGCCTGCGCCAAGCTCGGCTGCACTGTCGGCCTGCCGATGAAAATCGACAGCATTTCATTTGAGGCCAATGAATTGCAGGCGCTCGATCCCGCGCGCAACCTGTTTTCGCTGAACCTGCTGCTGCGCAATCACAGCGACACCGTACAAGCCTGGCCCAATATCGAGCTGACCCTGAACGATGCCAACGAAAAGCCGATCGCACGGCGGGTGTTTACGCCGCATGATTATCTGAATCCATCGGCCAACCTGGCGCAAGGTTTTGCCAGCGACCAGGAACAGCCGGTTAAGGTAACCTTTGAGTTGTTGCAGCTCAAGGCATCGGGTTATCGTGTATACCTGTTTTATCCTTAA
- the accC gene encoding acetyl-CoA carboxylase biotin carboxylase subunit: MFEKILIANRGEIALRIQRACREMGIKTVMVHSEADRDAKYVKLADESVCIGPAPSSLSYLNMPAIISAAEVTDAEAIHPGYGFLSENADFAERVEQSGFVFIGPRPANIRLMGDKVSAKQAMIRAGVPCVPGSEGALPDDPKEIVKIARKIGYPVIIKAAGGGGGRGMRVVHTEAALANAVTMTKTEAGAAFGNPEVYMEKYLENPRHVEIQILADQFKNAVWLGERDCSMQRRHQKVIEEAPAPGIPRKVIEKIGDRCAEACRKMDYRGAGTFEFLYENGEFYFIEMNTRVQVEHPITEMITGIDIVQEQIRIAAGEKLRFRQRDIQLTGHAIECRINAEDPFKFTPSPGKILSWHAPGGPGIRVDSHAYAGYFVPPHYDSMVGKVISYGSTREQAIKRMQIALSEMVVEGIQTNIQLHRELMIDARFIEGGTNIHYLEHKLAERPVVAKETDKAVKK; encoded by the coding sequence ATGTTTGAAAAAATCCTTATCGCCAATCGCGGCGAAATCGCCTTGCGCATCCAACGCGCCTGCCGTGAAATGGGCATCAAGACCGTGATGGTCCATTCCGAGGCTGACCGTGACGCCAAGTATGTAAAACTGGCGGATGAATCGGTCTGTATCGGGCCGGCGCCGTCCAGCTTGAGCTATCTCAACATGCCGGCCATCATCAGCGCTGCCGAAGTGACCGATGCCGAAGCGATTCACCCAGGCTACGGCTTCCTGTCGGAAAATGCCGATTTCGCCGAGCGCGTGGAACAGTCCGGCTTTGTCTTCATCGGCCCGCGGCCGGCGAACATCCGTCTGATGGGCGATAAAGTATCGGCCAAGCAAGCCATGATCCGCGCCGGCGTGCCCTGCGTTCCAGGTTCGGAAGGCGCGTTGCCGGACGATCCGAAGGAAATCGTCAAAATTGCCCGCAAGATCGGCTATCCGGTGATCATCAAGGCAGCCGGCGGCGGCGGCGGACGCGGCATGCGCGTGGTGCATACCGAAGCGGCCCTGGCCAATGCGGTCACCATGACCAAAACCGAAGCCGGCGCTGCGTTCGGCAATCCGGAAGTGTATATGGAGAAGTACCTGGAAAATCCGCGTCACGTGGAAATCCAGATCCTGGCCGACCAATTCAAGAACGCCGTCTGGCTGGGCGAGCGCGACTGCTCGATGCAACGCCGCCACCAGAAAGTGATCGAAGAAGCGCCGGCCCCCGGCATCCCACGCAAGGTCATCGAAAAAATCGGCGACCGTTGCGCCGAAGCCTGCCGCAAGATGGATTACCGCGGCGCCGGCACTTTCGAATTCCTGTATGAAAACGGCGAGTTCTATTTCATTGAAATGAACACCCGGGTCCAGGTTGAGCATCCGATCACCGAAATGATCACCGGCATCGACATCGTGCAGGAACAGATCCGCATTGCCGCCGGCGAAAAGCTGCGCTTCCGCCAGCGCGACATCCAGCTCACCGGCCATGCCATCGAATGCCGCATCAACGCCGAAGATCCGTTCAAGTTCACGCCATCGCCGGGCAAGATCCTGTCGTGGCACGCTCCGGGCGGCCCTGGCATCCGCGTCGATTCGCATGCTTACGCCGGCTATTTCGTGCCGCCGCATTATGATTCGATGGTCGGCAAGGTAATTTCCTACGGTTCCACCCGCGAGCAGGCAATCAAGCGGATGCAGATTGCACTGTCCGAAATGGTGGTCGAAGGTATCCAGACCAACATCCAGCTGCACCGTGAACTGATGATCGATGCCCGCTTTATCGAAGGCGGCACCAACATCCATTATCTGGAACACAAACTGGCCGAACGGCCGGTAGTCGCCAAGGAAACAGATAAAGCAGTAAAGAAATAA
- the prmA gene encoding 50S ribosomal protein L11 methyltransferase has translation MSWTEIVIEVALSDAETLSDALMEAGALSVSVEDADLGTPDEQPLFGEPGMEPKEAAWQRSRVVVLAEVDADHGAIVSNAAAACGVAVPPYSLRPVAAQDWVRLTQSQFDPIHIGKNIWVVPSWHDAPDANGLILELDPGLAFGTGSHPTTRLCMEWLEINVPLQKPETVLDYGCGSGILAMVAKKLGAATVIGVDIDPHAIDAARYNSERNHCEVAYYLPEDFSTKAGSQVYDIVVANILSGPLKLMAPMLCSRVAAGGSLTLSGVLAEQANDVIAAYAQWLPLSVWAEQDGWVALTGILK, from the coding sequence ATGAGCTGGACCGAAATTGTTATTGAAGTAGCACTAAGCGACGCCGAGACCCTGTCCGACGCGTTGATGGAAGCTGGCGCCCTGTCGGTCTCGGTCGAAGATGCCGACCTCGGTACGCCCGACGAGCAGCCCTTGTTTGGCGAGCCCGGCATGGAGCCGAAAGAAGCCGCCTGGCAGCGCAGCCGCGTAGTAGTCCTGGCCGAGGTCGATGCCGACCATGGCGCCATCGTCAGCAACGCTGCCGCCGCTTGCGGCGTTGCCGTGCCTCCGTACTCCCTGCGTCCGGTAGCGGCGCAAGACTGGGTGCGCCTGACGCAATCCCAGTTCGACCCTATCCATATCGGCAAGAACATCTGGGTCGTGCCAAGCTGGCACGATGCCCCGGACGCCAACGGCCTGATCCTGGAACTCGATCCCGGCCTCGCCTTCGGCACCGGCAGCCATCCGACCACCCGTCTGTGCATGGAATGGCTGGAAATCAACGTCCCGCTGCAAAAACCGGAAACGGTGCTGGATTACGGCTGCGGTTCCGGCATCCTGGCGATGGTCGCCAAGAAGCTCGGCGCAGCGACTGTGATCGGAGTCGATATCGACCCGCACGCGATCGATGCCGCGCGCTACAACAGCGAGCGCAACCATTGCGAGGTGGCTTACTATCTGCCGGAAGATTTCAGCACCAAGGCTGGGTCGCAAGTCTACGATATCGTGGTCGCCAACATCCTTTCCGGCCCGCTCAAGCTGATGGCGCCGATGCTGTGCAGCCGCGTCGCGGCCGGCGGCAGCCTGACGCTGTCCGGCGTATTGGCCGAGCAAGCCAACGACGTCATCGCCGCCTACGCCCAATGGCTGCCGTTGTCCGTGTGGGCCGAGCAAGACGGCTGGGTCGCATTGACCGGCATTCTTAAGTAA
- a CDS encoding peroxiredoxin, with amino-acid sequence MKRLIATLLICSSVAAPAFATLKAGDQAPTFTTQASLGGQVFSYSLADELKKGPVVLYFYPAAFTKGCTIEAHLFADAVDKYKALGATVIGVSADNIDTLNKFSVSECRSKFAVAADTDQKIMKSYDSVLLSKTSYADRVSYVIAPNGSIIYEYSSLDPDKHVANTLQALEQWTAKQKK; translated from the coding sequence ATGAAACGATTGATTGCCACTTTATTGATCTGTAGTTCTGTTGCAGCACCGGCCTTCGCCACCCTCAAGGCCGGTGATCAAGCGCCCACCTTCACCACCCAGGCTTCGCTAGGCGGCCAGGTGTTCAGCTATTCCCTAGCCGACGAATTGAAAAAAGGGCCGGTCGTGCTGTATTTTTATCCGGCGGCATTCACCAAGGGCTGCACTATCGAGGCCCACCTGTTTGCCGACGCCGTCGATAAATACAAGGCGCTGGGCGCCACCGTGATCGGCGTTTCCGCCGACAACATCGACACCCTCAACAAATTCTCAGTCAGCGAATGCCGCAGCAAATTCGCGGTGGCGGCGGATACCGATCAAAAAATCATGAAGTCCTATGATTCCGTGTTGCTGTCCAAAACCAGCTACGCCGACCGCGTCTCCTATGTGATTGCGCCGAACGGCAGCATCATCTATGAATACAGCAGCCTGGATCCTGACAAACACGTCGCCAACACCTTGCAGGCGTTGGAACAGTGGACTGCAAAACAGAAAAAATAA
- the accB gene encoding acetyl-CoA carboxylase biotin carboxyl carrier protein, with the protein MDLRKLKTLIDLVAESDIEELEVTEGESKVRIVKSSASQQNQVVMMQPQQQHPAQYQVAAPAPVAAAAPMEAVAAVPEGHIVKSPMVGTFYRSSAPGSPAFVEVGSEIKEGGTLCIIEAMKLLNEIEADASGVVKKILVENGQPVEFGQPLFIIG; encoded by the coding sequence ATGGATTTGAGAAAACTCAAAACGCTGATCGACCTGGTCGCGGAGTCAGACATCGAAGAACTTGAAGTCACGGAAGGCGAAAGCAAGGTCCGTATCGTCAAGTCGTCTGCATCCCAGCAGAACCAGGTTGTCATGATGCAACCGCAACAGCAGCACCCTGCCCAGTACCAGGTAGCCGCACCGGCGCCAGTCGCCGCAGCAGCGCCGATGGAAGCAGTGGCCGCGGTACCGGAAGGCCATATTGTCAAATCGCCTATGGTCGGCACCTTCTACCGCTCGTCGGCTCCCGGCTCGCCGGCGTTCGTCGAAGTCGGCTCGGAAATCAAGGAAGGCGGCACCCTGTGCATTATCGAAGCCATGAAACTGCTGAATGAAATCGAAGCCGACGCTTCCGGCGTGGTCAAGAAGATCCTGGTGGAAAACGGCCAGCCGGTCGAATTCGGCCAGCCGTTGTTCATCATTGGATAA